The Buttiauxella selenatireducens genome has a window encoding:
- a CDS encoding baseplate J/gp47 family protein: protein MFNPLTDRLPVPDALKVTGATARLPELKQALIAEVTRLRPADAAEITATLENNAEMLTVLLQAMSQVVTTRERRANWQMLQMLLLWAQGSNLDARAADFGIKRQVIARGDPDAIPPIPDEMESDDDLRFRSLLAAYGFATTGSRTAYKFHAMTLGEKPHVTIDSPEAGTVTVTYRFPDNSATAKIRDASPRVEEPGTGKVGVWLLSRETENGVPSDALLAQAQAYLRREDVALETDIITTYAGQPLEYTVRAVLHGKNTPDGLINVEAIRQELDTYTRNAMRLEGRIDLSMLYYLMQKPQSVTSVELHEPADTITTDHTQAPYCTGIALEVVYDL, encoded by the coding sequence ATGTTTAACCCCTTAACCGACCGACTCCCTGTCCCCGATGCCCTGAAAGTGACCGGCGCGACAGCCCGGCTGCCGGAACTGAAGCAGGCGCTGATTGCCGAGGTAACACGCCTGCGTCCGGCGGATGCCGCCGAGATCACCGCGACGCTTGAGAATAACGCGGAAATGCTGACGGTGCTGCTGCAGGCGATGTCGCAGGTGGTCACCACCCGCGAACGCCGCGCCAACTGGCAAATGCTGCAGATGCTCCTGTTGTGGGCTCAGGGCAGTAATCTGGATGCGCGTGCAGCCGATTTTGGTATCAAACGGCAGGTGATAGCCCGGGGCGATCCCGATGCTATTCCGCCAATCCCTGACGAAATGGAAAGTGATGATGATCTGCGTTTTCGCTCTCTGCTGGCTGCCTACGGGTTTGCGACGACGGGGAGCCGGACGGCCTATAAATTTCACGCCATGACCCTCGGTGAAAAACCGCATGTCACCATTGACTCTCCGGAGGCCGGAACGGTCACGGTGACCTACCGCTTCCCGGATAATTCCGCTACGGCAAAAATCCGCGATGCCAGCCCGCGTGTCGAAGAGCCGGGGACCGGCAAGGTTGGTGTGTGGCTGCTTTCGCGCGAAACAGAAAACGGTGTGCCAAGTGATGCGTTGCTTGCGCAGGCGCAGGCATATCTGCGGCGTGAAGATGTGGCACTGGAAACCGACATTATCACCACGTATGCCGGACAACCCCTGGAGTACACAGTGCGTGCCGTCCTGCACGGTAAAAATACCCCGGATGGGCTGATCAATGTGGAGGCTATCCGGCAGGAGTTGGACACCTACACCCGAAACGCCATGCGCCTGGAAGGGCGTATTGACCTCTCGATGCTGTATTACCTGATGCAAAAACCGCAGTCAGTGACCAGCGTTGAACTTCACGAACCGGCAGACACCATCACCACCGACCATACCCAGGCTCCTTACTGCACTGGCATTGCGCTGGAGGTGGTCTATGACCTCTGA
- a CDS encoding phage tail protein I, whose protein sequence is MTSDASIQPDNRSGLQHALENLLDECLATIESQAPYRTLLFPRNTPAQYLPALAIERGVLDWAADDAEQSVRGTVANGLIIQSHACTRQGIADALAALGFNVTVERSGPYALSVIAHLMEQPLDEATTQRVLARINAYKAERDIASLQLVREVITRAYIGVATTSGTEISIGPKKPDDISLTASGFSACAIYAVTDITIPFRETA, encoded by the coding sequence ATGACCTCTGATGCCAGTATTCAGCCCGATAACCGCTCCGGGCTACAGCATGCACTTGAAAACCTGCTCGATGAGTGCCTGGCCACGATTGAATCGCAAGCACCATATCGAACGCTGCTGTTTCCACGGAATACACCGGCGCAGTATTTGCCGGCGCTGGCCATTGAACGCGGGGTGCTGGACTGGGCTGCCGATGATGCTGAGCAGAGCGTCAGGGGGACGGTGGCAAACGGCCTGATTATTCAGTCGCACGCCTGTACCCGGCAGGGGATTGCTGATGCGCTGGCCGCACTCGGTTTCAATGTCACGGTGGAGCGCAGCGGGCCGTATGCGTTGAGTGTTATTGCTCACCTGATGGAGCAACCACTGGATGAAGCAACCACCCAGCGCGTGCTGGCGCGCATCAATGCTTACAAAGCGGAGCGTGATATTGCTTCGCTGCAACTGGTTCGCGAAGTGATCACCCGGGCATATATCGGTGTGGCCACCACCTCCGGCACTGAAATCAGTATTGGCCCCAAAAAACCAGATGATATTTCGCTGACGGCCAGTGGCTTTAGTGCCTGCGCCATCTACGCAGTAACCGATATCACTATTCCATTCAGGGAGACAGCATGA